The window TGGAGGATATCGTCCGGGAAGAGGGCGAGTCGATCATCGCCGGCTGCCGGAACATCGTCCTTGAGCTTGACCTCAACGATTATATTTCGGACACAGTCCTCTCCCTCGCGAAGAGGTATAACAAAAAGGTCTACGGTATAACGGGAAATATGGAGGTCATCCTCCGCAACCGCGCCATGCTCGGCGGCCTTGAGTGTTATATCTGCAATGAGACGGAAGCTGGACGGCTTTTTGAGAGGGAGGTCCGCGCGCGGGAACCGGAACAGGTGCTCACGCTGCTGCGCGGATACGTCGACGCCAACGGTCTTAAATCAATGGTGGTGACTCTGGGAGAATACGGCTCCGTATACTATGATGCCGCCTCGGGGGAATTTGGCTTTTGTTCCTCTATAGAAACAAAGGTAACAGACACAAGCGGCGCTGGCGACGCCTTTTTCGCGGGAACCACGGAGGCGCTGATAAGGGGCTTTTCCCTGCGTCAGGCGGTAGGCTACGGCACGAGGCTTGCTTCGTGGATCATAGAGGTGGCAGAGCCCACGCGCGCGCCTCTGCCGGGAAGTTTGTTTTAGCGGCTTCGGCGCTTTCGCCTTTCGGCCTGCGGGTCAATTTATCCGGTAGAGGGCGTTGCCCCACTGGGTTCCAAGGCCGGTCCAGATGACGCGCAGCCCCATAAAATCCTCGATAAAACGGATATAGGCCTGAGCCTGCGGCGGCAGCAGATTGAAGTCGGTGCATCCAGGCAGCTCGTCGCGCCAGCCCTCGAAGGCGGCGTATACCGGTTCGGCGGCGGCGGACTCTTCGGCGGTGAGGTCGCCGCTCGTGCGCAGCTCGCCCCCTACCATGTAACCGGTGCATATTTTCAGCTCGTCTATCCCCGTAAGGACGTCAAGTTTCGTCACGGCGAGAAGGTCCGCGCCGTTGATCTGCGCGGCATATTTAAGCGCCGGCAGGTCAAGCCAGCCGATGCGCCTCGGAGTCTCCCCTATTTTGTCGTATTCGCTGCCGCGCGTCCTGATAAAGGCGGCAACTGCGCTCTTATCCTCCGTGATAAAGGGGCCCGGCCCGCTTTTCGTGCAGTAGGCCTTAGCGGCGCCGATTATCCGCAGCGAGGCGCTATGGCGCAGTCCCGCGCTGAGAAAGGCCGCGGGGGCGATGGTCGTCCCCGGCAGGACATAGGGATATACGCCGCAGCTGAGATCGTTAAGGCTGCCGCTGCAGCCAGCGAAGAGGGTGCCGATGTTGCGCTCCACAGCCCTGGAGACAGCTTCGTCCACCGGGCCGATATAGGGCAGCAGCCGCTGTCCCTCTTTCATTATCTTAGTGAAGAGTTTAGCGGGGTCCATCGGCTTTTCGTTGTATATCTTTTCAAAGTATTCGTTTTTAATCTTGAGGTTCAGTTCAAGCCTTTCGCGCAGCCGCTCGGGAGCAAGCAGATCCCCCGCCCTGATTCCGAGACGGCGCACGTTGTCCGTAACCGCGTGACCGTAGCCGCGCTGTTCCATCGTGCGGTTCAGATCATGGCCAAGCAGGCGTCCGGCCAGGACGTCGAGCCTTTTATGATAGTCAAGGATCAGCGGGCAGCGCGGGCTGATGAGCAGCCGCGAGCGGAATACTCCCGCCGCCGTGAGTCCGGCGATCTCCTCCGATATCTTCTCAAGGTCAAGGGTCACCCCGTGGGTTATAACGCAGAGCTTCCCCGCGTGGTGGATGCCGCAGGGCAAATAGTCGAGCGTAAAATGTTCGCCGCCGGCGGTTATCTCATGGCCTCCGGAGGCGGAACCGTGAAACCGCACAATGACCTCAGAGCGGTTCGCGAAAAAGTCAAGCAGTCGGTTCTTACCCTCCTGACCCCATTGCAGGCCGACGACGATGTTATTTTCAGAGGAGACCATCAGATACCTCCTTCCAGTTCAGCAGAGTTATCTTTCATGAGTTTGAACATTTCGGGAATCGTTACCAGCTTTACGGGCAGCTCTTTGTAGTTTTTATTAAGCTCTTCCAGAAACATCACCGTAGATGGGCGGAAGTGACATATTACGACCAGCGAACCCCGCCGCTGGGCATTTTTTACGATCTCGCGGAAGCGGGCGGCAATGGCGTTTTTGTCGGCGGTGTTGTCCAGAAATCCGCGGTTTTGTACAGAGGGGACCCCCGCCGCCACAGCGGTCTGGTAGGCGACGCTCCTGCCTGAGGTACGGCTGTCGACGAAAAGGAGGCCTCGCTCTTTGAGCTCCGCCATCACCGGCTCCATCAGCTTGGCGTCGGCGGTGGCGAGCGAACCCCGGTGGTTGTTTATGCCGACGACGCCGGGCAGCGAATCAAGGGCGGCGGCGGTCTTCTGCCGTACCTCTGCCGCGCCCATACCTTTGCCGATTATATACTGCGAGCTGTCCTTGTCTATCTCCGCCTGCATCGGCAGGTGCAACAGGCAGGGAATCCCCTTGGACTCCGCAAGCGCCAGCGTATCTTTTGAATGGCGCAGATAGGGCATTATCGCCCAGGTGAGCGGAATGTCCAGCGCCGCGACACGTTTTGTATATTCAATCTGCCCTCCGCCGTCATCGACGATGAGGGCCAGCAACGGCACGGGGCCGCCGTATTTTTCATCCACCGGCGATTTTTTGCTTGCGGGACTATCCTCTTTTTCTTTTTTGGGCGTATCAAGAGAGACCACGGCAACATCGGCCGAAGCGGACGGCTCCCTGTCTTTCAGCTTCGCGTCCGCGCTGCTGTCGGCGCTGACGGCAACAGTGCCGCTGTCCTGCGATTTTTCGGCGACCGGAGCGCCGAGGCGTCCGGCCACCACATATATAAGAGCCGCAATAAGGAGCAGCAACAGAGCCAGTCTTATTACGCGGGAACCGCCGCTTCCCTCTTTTCGGTAGTGCTTACCCATCCGGGCGCCGTCCTATTTTTTCTCTTTGATCTTCTGCTTGAGCACGCCGAGCGCCTTCTGAAGCTGCTTGTCCTCTTTTTTGTCCTTTTTAGGTTCTCCCTCGACCTTTACGTCGGGCTGGAGGCCCTTGTGATCAAGGACAAAGCCGGACGGCGTGTGGTAACGCGCGATCGTCACATAGATACCTGAGCCGTCGGGAAGGTTGAAGAGCGTCTGCACCGAGCCCTTGCCAAAGGTTTTCATGCCTACGATGGTACCGCGCTTGTGATCTTTGACCGCGCCTGCGAATATCTCGGCGGCGCTCGCGCTGCCTTCGTTTACGATAACTACAAGCGGCAGGTTGTTCGCACGCCCCTCTTTAGCGTAAAGCGTATCGTTTGCCTTATCGAAGCGGCCCTTCATGCCGACGACCACACCCTTGGGAATGAACTGCGAGGTGACATCTACACAGACGTCGAGAAGCCCTCCCGGATTGTTGCGAAGATCCATAATGATGCCCTTCGCTTTCTTGTCAGCCGCCTTTTTGATGGCGGCGCGCAGCTCTCCATCGGTCTTGAGGTTAAAGTGATTCAGCTTTATGTAGGCAATACCGTCGTTAAGCATCTCCATGCGCACAGTCTTGATCTTGATGATCTCACGCACGATCTTTACCGGTATCAGCTTGTCAACGTTCTTGCGGCGTATCTGGATGGTCACCGGTTTGCCCGCGGGGCCGCGCAGCATCTTTACGACTTCGTCGCTGTCCATCCCCATAACGTTTTTGTCATCGACTTTGATGATCTCGTCGAGCGGCTTGATTCCGGCGCGGTCGGCGGGTGTATCCTCAATGGGGGCGATTACTATCGTGCGTCCGTCGCGCGAGGCCATGTAAATGCCAAGGCCGCCGTACTCGCCCTCCATCTCCATGTTTTCCTCTTCAAGGGCCTTCGGTTCCACAAAGCGCGTATAGGGGTCGTCAAGGGATTCAACCAGCCCCTTAAGCGCGCCGTAGTACATCTTCATGTCGTCGACCTTGCCCTTTTTGTCGCCATCCACCTGATAGGTGGAGAGCGCGAGCTTTACCTGTTTCATTATTGCCAGCTGCTGCGGTGTGAAGGGCAGGCTCTTTTCCCAATCGGCGCCCACCGCCTGGGGTATTTTATAGAGTGAGACGCAGAGAAGCGCCCCTATCAGCATCCCTGCGGCGATGTTCAATATCTTCGATCTCAAATCTATCACGTACCTTTCTTTTATCTTTTTCTTTTACTTGTTGAGGTACTTAAGCGGGTTAACCGCGTTGCCGTTTACGCGCACCTCAAAGTGGAGGTGGTTGCCGGTCGCGACGCCGGTTGAGCCGACACGGCCTATCACCGTCTGACGCGTCACCTTCGCGTCCTCCGTCGTCTCTATCTTCGAGAGGTGGGCGTAGACGGTGGTAAGGTTTCCGCCGTGGTCGACGATGACGACCTGACCATATCCGCGCATCCAGCCCGTGTAGAGGACCTCGCCAGGATCGGCGGCTTTGACAGGCGTCCCCTTCGGGGCGGCGATATCAAGTCCCGTATGGGTTATCTTCGTCTTAAATACAGGATGCACACGCGTACCAAACTGGCTGGTTATCGTTCCCTGTATCGGCCAGGCAAGACGTCCGCCCTTATAGTAGTTCGGAGTCGGCGTGACAGGCTTTCCCTGCTTCCTGTTGGCCTCGTCGCGCAGGCGTTTTTTCTCAGCGAGCAGCCTCTTTATCGCCGACTGCATCTCCTGCGAGGCTCTTTGCAGCTCGGCCTGTTCGGCCATGAAGAGCTTTTTATCCCGGCGGACCTTGGCCAGCAGCTCATTGCGCTCGTCGGCGGCGCTTTTTAGTTCCTTGTTCTGCTGTTTCAGCTCATTGGTCTGCCCTTTGAGACGCAGATGCTCCTTGCGCAGCTCTTCCTGCGTCATCGTCAGGCGGCGTTTCTGCTCTATAAGGTCGTTGATGAGCTTCTGGTCCTGCTCCGCGATCTTACCCAGAAGGTAAGAGTTCGCAAGCGCGTCCTCCGCACCCTGCGATGAAAGCAGGAGGTTGAACTCGGCGACACCGCCGTATTTGTAGATGTTTACGAGCCGCTTTTTAAGTATCTCCTGAGCGGCGCTGATGTTTTTATTAGCTTCCTTTATATTGTTTGAGAGGGTGAAGATGTTGTTCTGCACCTTTCTCATCTTGAGGCTCACGACATTGACCTTCTGTTGGGTCACCGTTATCTTCTGGCTCAGGATACCAATCTGCTGCGTAACGTTCTTTTCTTTGCGCTGTGTCTCTTTGATGTTTTTGTTAACCTTCGACATCTGGCTCTGTATCTTCTGATATTCGCGCTCCTGCTGCTTTATTTCCGCCTCTATCTGGGCCGCCGTCTTCGCCGCGGCAAGTGTCGGCAGCGGAGCGCATAGCAGCACCGCCGCGGAGAAGAACGCTATCAGCCGGACTCTTTTTGTTTGGATGCCCATAACTGGCGCCGCAGGGTTAAAGCGGCTTGGCCGCCTTCCTGATAAATTTCTCCACGGCGATAAGGCTCGCGAAGAGGCTCACCACCGTCCCGCAGCAGATAAGCACGAGGCTCAGCTTCGCGAGAAGCCGCGGCGATTCAATAAATGAGAGGAACGGCAGCATATCTTTCAGGCGGGCCACCGCGCTGAAGTAGGAATATCCCAGAGCCGCTGAGGCGACAAGCGCGCCAGTCAGCCCCAGGATGAACCCCTGGATGACAAAGGGAAAGGCGACGTAGGTGGAGGTCGCTCCAACCTTCATCATCACGTCTATCTCCTCGGCGCGCGAGTAGACCGCTATCCTGATAGTGTTGAAGAGGACCACGCCGCTAGCTGCCAGCGCGACGATGAGCATCACTAAAGAAAAGCGCTCAACGAAGGTCGAGAGGCGCGTCAGCTTCTCCGCAACATGTCCCGCGTATACTATATCGTCCACATCGGGGATCGCCATCAGCATGCGGGCGGTCTCCGAGACCTCGGCGGCGCGGCTGACGCGCACCTCGATGCTCGCGGGCAATGGGTTGGAACCTAGCAGCGTCACCGCGTTGGCCTGGTTTCCAAGGCGTGCGCGCAGTCTTTCCAGGGCAGTTTCTTTGGTGATTATTTTTACACTTTTAACGTTGCGCATCGCTTTTATTCTCTTTGAGGCAGCCTCAAGGTCGGTGTCAGGCTTCATGTAGGCCTGTATTGAGAGCTGATTTTCCATCGTGCCGATCACATTTCTTATGTTGAGGATAAAGAGCATCGTCGCCCCGATCACGAAAAAGACGGACATGGCGGTAAAGACCGTCAGAAGGCTCATGCCGAAATGACGCCATACCAGACGCCATCCGTCTCTCAGAATATATTTAATACGTGACATCAGCCTCGTAGCCTCCTTCCTTGTCATCGCGGACGATGCGTCCGCGTCTTATCTCAACGACGCGGTGCCTGTAGGTATCGACGATCGCCTGGTTGTGCGTAGCCATGATGACGGTGGTCCCCGCGGCGTTGATGTCAAGCATTAGCTGCATGATCTCGTCGGCCGTGTGGCTGTCGAGGTTTCCCGTCGGCTCGTCTGCCAGTATCAGCGACGGCTCGTTGACGATCGCGCGCGCGATAGCGAGACGCTGCTGCTCGCCGCCTGAAAGCTGCGGCGGATAAAGGTTCCGGCGCCGCCAGATGCCGACCGTCTTCAGAACATCCGCAACACGCTCCTCTATCTCACGCGATGGCACCCCCATCACCTCGAGCACAAAGGCGACGTTCTCAAAGGCGGTGATATTTGGCAGCAGGCTGAAATCCTGAAAGATGACGCCGATATCGCGGCGGAACAGGGCCAGCTCAAAACGGCCCATCTTACGCAGCGCGCGCCCGCCGACGCTGATGTGTCCCCTTGAGGGAATGACTTCACGGAATATGCAGCGCATAAGGGTCGTCTTGCCGGAGCCGGTCTCACCCACCAGATAGACGAATTCTCCCCTGTCTATATTAAGATAAACATCTTCCAATGCAACGATATCCGGCTCAAATATCTTTGTGACGCCGGAAAATTTTATATCCATATTTCAAATTACCTCCTGCGCAGCGCCCACGCCTGAGCGGACGCGTCAACGATCTCTTTCCAGGTCAGTCCGTAGTACTCGCGAAGCTCTTCGGGAGTACCGCTGTTTACAAATTGATCCTCCACCGCCACACAACGCAACGGCACCGGATATGTCCGGCCCAGGCACTCCGCAGCCGCGCCGAAGAGGCCGCCGATGTTGCCGTGTTCCTCCGCGACGACGCAGCAGCCGGTCCGACGAACAGATGAAAGCAGAACGCTTTCGGGGAAGGGCTTCAGACTGTAGCAGTCTATGACCTCGGCGCTGATGTTCTGCCGTTCAAGCTGCTCCGCAGCAAGCAAGGCCTGGCTAACCATGATACCACAGGCACATATCGTTACGCCAGTTCCGCTGCGAAGTATCCGCGCCCCGCCCAAACGAAATGATTCGCCGTAGGAATCGTCCAGTGCCGGCACCGGCGTGCAGCCGAGCCGCATGTATAGCGGCGCGGACGTATTTTCACTCCTCTCAATGATGCCCCTGAGGGCCGCCATGTCGGAGGGAATAAAGACGTTCATATTGGGAATGGTGCGCATAAGGGCAAGGTCTTCCAGCAGCTGTACGGAGGCCCCCTCGTGCGCGCAGGAGAGTCCGCCGTTCAGCGCCGCGATGCGCACAGGAAGCTTTGGCAATGCGATCGCCTCGCGTATCTGCGCATAGCCGCACCCCGTAAGTTCGGCGACGCGCCCCAGCAGCCAGGTTTTTTTACCGGCGATCGCGCTGCCGGCGGCCCGCGTAAGCGCCCCTGCCACCGAGGACTCCGTCCGAATATACTTTTCCGGAGGCAGCCTGTCAAAAAGCTCCGTCTCCGTCACCTCTTCGGTCGTAAGCAGCAGGAAGTCTTCATTATTCAGCGCGTATTCCGTGATCAGCTCACAAAAGGCGGCAAATGTCGATATCTTTTCGTTAGTGCTCATTGGATTTTACCTCCAGTTCTTCCAGCGCCTGATCCAGCTCTCCCATACTCAGCGAATGGGCGGTCTCGGACTGCCCCGAATCAGATACGGAGAGTCCCAGTTCACCCTCTATGGAAACGAAGAGCGCCTTTGGGCCGCCCTCTTTGAAGTCAAAGGAATTGCAGGCCTCCTCGAGCGAGCGGAGGTCTTCCGCAACCGCCTGTCTTACATCCCAGCCGCAGGAGGAGAGCATTCGTATGTTGTCTGTCCTGACGCTCGAACCACCGACGGCCTCCGACAGGCGTGTGGCGATCACGATAAGAAGGTTAGGAACGCGGCAGAGGCCGATATGTTTCATTTCATTGATAAATTCTTCCGATGAAAACGAATGACCTCCGGTAAGAAATACAACGCGCGGTTTTTCCTCCTCGCGGGATAACTCCTTCGCGATGGCCGCGGCCATCGCCACCGCTGGCTGCACCGTGAGACAGGGCGCGTCGATCCCCGGAGTCCTCTTGAAATCCGGCAGCGCCTGAAGCATCGCGCCTAAACGGCGGTAGTGCCACAGATGTTCCCTCTCAAAGAAGCCCCGCCGCGCTAGCACGGCATAGAGGGCGGGAATTGCCGCAGGTATATCCGTTATGAAACGGTCGCGATCCCTTCGGCTCGGTTCGGAGGGAATGAGCAGCAACTCCTCCCAGTACAGGTAGACAAGCAGGCCGGCGGCAGATATAGAGGTCTCAAAGGGACCGGAGCGCGCCAGACCAACCATACGCAGGACATCCTTTCGTACCTCGGCCGCTATCGATTTCAGCTCTTCAATTCTTTTGTTATCCATTTATATCACCTAAAACGCCGCGCAGCCCCGCAGTAAATTTCTCACGCACCGCCGCGGCGGCTTCGCTTTGCACAGTATCATCGTTCAGTTTGCCAAGCCTTATCGGGTCTTCACCCACTACCTCGACATTATAGCGCATACAGAAGCCTAAAACCTTCGGATCATAGGCACATCCGGCAAGCGGAATTCCGGCCAGCAGACAGAGCACCAAAAAGTGCAGCCTCATGCCAACCGCTCCCGACGCGCCTTTAATGGCCGCCGAAAACTCCTCCAAGTTCCTCACAGTTATTATATCGCGGATTTTTACATCTTGCAGAGACCTCAGTCTCTCAATCTCCGCGGC is drawn from Cloacibacillus porcorum and contains these coding sequences:
- a CDS encoding carbohydrate kinase family protein; its protein translation is MSAETVVFGTVFMDCKGFAAYRYDPLGRNVGSVRFIHGGVGRNVAEDMAAIGAKVSFVSSVDGNGLGIEVLNRLKDEGIDVTHVRRAASSGMGLWLAVMDQNGDLAASISQMPDLSIMEDIVREEGESIIAGCRNIVLELDLNDYISDTVLSLAKRYNKKVYGITGNMEVILRNRAMLGGLECYICNETEAGRLFEREVRAREPEQVLTLLRGYVDANGLKSMVVTLGEYGSVYYDAASGEFGFCSSIETKVTDTSGAGDAFFAGTTEALIRGFSLRQAVGYGTRLASWIIEVAEPTRAPLPGSLF
- a CDS encoding adenylosuccinate synthetase; protein product: MVSSENNIVVGLQWGQEGKNRLLDFFANRSEVIVRFHGSASGGHEITAGGEHFTLDYLPCGIHHAGKLCVITHGVTLDLEKISEEIAGLTAAGVFRSRLLISPRCPLILDYHKRLDVLAGRLLGHDLNRTMEQRGYGHAVTDNVRRLGIRAGDLLAPERLRERLELNLKIKNEYFEKIYNEKPMDPAKLFTKIMKEGQRLLPYIGPVDEAVSRAVERNIGTLFAGCSGSLNDLSCGVYPYVLPGTTIAPAAFLSAGLRHSASLRIIGAAKAYCTKSGPGPFITEDKSAVAAFIRTRGSEYDKIGETPRRIGWLDLPALKYAAQINGADLLAVTKLDVLTGIDELKICTGYMVGGELRTSGDLTAEESAAAEPVYAAFEGWRDELPGCTDFNLLPPQAQAYIRFIEDFMGLRVIWTGLGTQWGNALYRIN
- a CDS encoding divergent polysaccharide deacetylase family protein; this encodes MGKHYRKEGSGGSRVIRLALLLLLIAALIYVVAGRLGAPVAEKSQDSGTVAVSADSSADAKLKDREPSASADVAVVSLDTPKKEKEDSPASKKSPVDEKYGGPVPLLALIVDDGGGQIEYTKRVAALDIPLTWAIMPYLRHSKDTLALAESKGIPCLLHLPMQAEIDKDSSQYIIGKGMGAAEVRQKTAAALDSLPGVVGINNHRGSLATADAKLMEPVMAELKERGLLFVDSRTSGRSVAYQTAVAAGVPSVQNRGFLDNTADKNAIAARFREIVKNAQRRGSLVVICHFRPSTVMFLEELNKNYKELPVKLVTIPEMFKLMKDNSAELEGGI
- a CDS encoding S41 family peptidase: MIDLRSKILNIAAGMLIGALLCVSLYKIPQAVGADWEKSLPFTPQQLAIMKQVKLALSTYQVDGDKKGKVDDMKMYYGALKGLVESLDDPYTRFVEPKALEEENMEMEGEYGGLGIYMASRDGRTIVIAPIEDTPADRAGIKPLDEIIKVDDKNVMGMDSDEVVKMLRGPAGKPVTIQIRRKNVDKLIPVKIVREIIKIKTVRMEMLNDGIAYIKLNHFNLKTDGELRAAIKKAADKKAKGIIMDLRNNPGGLLDVCVDVTSQFIPKGVVVGMKGRFDKANDTLYAKEGRANNLPLVVIVNEGSASAAEIFAGAVKDHKRGTIVGMKTFGKGSVQTLFNLPDGSGIYVTIARYHTPSGFVLDHKGLQPDVKVEGEPKKDKKEDKQLQKALGVLKQKIKEKK
- a CDS encoding murein hydrolase activator EnvC family protein, which codes for MGIQTKRVRLIAFFSAAVLLCAPLPTLAAAKTAAQIEAEIKQQEREYQKIQSQMSKVNKNIKETQRKEKNVTQQIGILSQKITVTQQKVNVVSLKMRKVQNNIFTLSNNIKEANKNISAAQEILKKRLVNIYKYGGVAEFNLLLSSQGAEDALANSYLLGKIAEQDQKLINDLIEQKRRLTMTQEELRKEHLRLKGQTNELKQQNKELKSAADERNELLAKVRRDKKLFMAEQAELQRASQEMQSAIKRLLAEKKRLRDEANRKQGKPVTPTPNYYKGGRLAWPIQGTITSQFGTRVHPVFKTKITHTGLDIAAPKGTPVKAADPGEVLYTGWMRGYGQVVIVDHGGNLTTVYAHLSKIETTEDAKVTRQTVIGRVGSTGVATGNHLHFEVRVNGNAVNPLKYLNK
- a CDS encoding cell division protein FtsX — encoded protein: MSRIKYILRDGWRLVWRHFGMSLLTVFTAMSVFFVIGATMLFILNIRNVIGTMENQLSIQAYMKPDTDLEAASKRIKAMRNVKSVKIITKETALERLRARLGNQANAVTLLGSNPLPASIEVRVSRAAEVSETARMLMAIPDVDDIVYAGHVAEKLTRLSTFVERFSLVMLIVALAASGVVLFNTIRIAVYSRAEEIDVMMKVGATSTYVAFPFVIQGFILGLTGALVASAALGYSYFSAVARLKDMLPFLSFIESPRLLAKLSLVLICCGTVVSLFASLIAVEKFIRKAAKPL
- the ftsE gene encoding cell division ATP-binding protein FtsE, giving the protein MDIKFSGVTKIFEPDIVALEDVYLNIDRGEFVYLVGETGSGKTTLMRCIFREVIPSRGHISVGGRALRKMGRFELALFRRDIGVIFQDFSLLPNITAFENVAFVLEVMGVPSREIEERVADVLKTVGIWRRRNLYPPQLSGGEQQRLAIARAIVNEPSLILADEPTGNLDSHTADEIMQLMLDINAAGTTVIMATHNQAIVDTYRHRVVEIRRGRIVRDDKEGGYEADVTY
- a CDS encoding transketolase family protein, with translation MSTNEKISTFAAFCELITEYALNNEDFLLLTTEEVTETELFDRLPPEKYIRTESSVAGALTRAAGSAIAGKKTWLLGRVAELTGCGYAQIREAIALPKLPVRIAALNGGLSCAHEGASVQLLEDLALMRTIPNMNVFIPSDMAALRGIIERSENTSAPLYMRLGCTPVPALDDSYGESFRLGGARILRSGTGVTICACGIMVSQALLAAEQLERQNISAEVIDCYSLKPFPESVLLSSVRRTGCCVVAEEHGNIGGLFGAAAECLGRTYPVPLRCVAVEDQFVNSGTPEELREYYGLTWKEIVDASAQAWALRRR